The segment TGGCGTCGAACGAGGTCCATGGTCAGGACAACGACGACGCGGCGCCGGGGTTAGGCGAGGCCGGCCGCCGCTCGGGACGCGCGCGTCAGGTGTCCCTGATTGACTGGAGTCATGCGCCCCGTACCCCTGTCGCCCCACACCCGTCAGACCGCGCTCGACGCGATGGAGCAGCAACCGCTCGACGTCCTGGTGATCGGCGGTGGCGTGGTGGGTGCCGGGTCGGCACTCGACGCGGCGACCCGGGGCCTCTCGGTCGGTCTCGTGGAGGCGCGCGACTTCGCGTCGGGCACGTCGAGCCGCTCCAGCAAGCTCATGCACGGCGGGCTCCGCTACCTCGAGATGCTCGACTTCCGGCTCGTCGCCGAGGCCCTGAAGGAGCGTGGGCTCAACCTGCAGAAGCTGGCACCGCACCTGGTCCGCGAGGTGGCGTTCCTCTACCCGCTGCAGCACCGCGGGTGGGAGCGCTTCTACGCCGGCTCGGGCGTGGCGTTGTACGACGCCATGAGCAAGGCGTCCGGCTACGGCAAGGGTGTGCCGCTGCACCGCCACCACACCCGCCGCGGCGCGCGCAAGATCTTCCCCGGCCTGCGCAAGGATGCGCTCGTGGGCGCCCTGCGGTACTACGACGCCCAGGTCGACGACGCCCGGCACACCATGTTCCTGGCCCGCACCGCCGCGGCCTACGGCGCGCACGTGGCCAGCCGCACCCGCGTCGTCGACCTGATCCGCGAGGGCGGGCGGGTCACCGGAGCCCGGCTCAAGGACCTGGAGTCCGGCCGTGAGCTCGACGTCCGTGCCGCCGTCGTGATCAACGCCACCGGTGTCTGGACCGACGAGACGCAGGGCATGGCGGCCGAGCGCGGGCAGTTCCACGTGCGCGCGTCCAAGGGCATCCACCTCGTGGTCCCGCGCGACCGCATCCGCGGCGAGGGCGGCCTGATCCTGCGCACCGAGAAGTCGGTGCTCTTCGTCATCCCGTGGGGACGGCACTGGGTGATCGGCACCACCGACACCGACTGGGACCTCTCGAAGGACCACCCTGCGGCGAGCCGCAGCGACATCGACTACCTGCTCGAGCACGTCAACACGGTGCTCGTGGAGCCGCTCACGCACGCCGACGTCGAGGGCGTCTACG is part of the Aeromicrobium sp. Leaf245 genome and harbors:
- a CDS encoding glycerol-3-phosphate dehydrogenase/oxidase, with the protein product MRPVPLSPHTRQTALDAMEQQPLDVLVIGGGVVGAGSALDAATRGLSVGLVEARDFASGTSSRSSKLMHGGLRYLEMLDFRLVAEALKERGLNLQKLAPHLVREVAFLYPLQHRGWERFYAGSGVALYDAMSKASGYGKGVPLHRHHTRRGARKIFPGLRKDALVGALRYYDAQVDDARHTMFLARTAAAYGAHVASRTRVVDLIREGGRVTGARLKDLESGRELDVRAAVVINATGVWTDETQGMAAERGQFHVRASKGIHLVVPRDRIRGEGGLILRTEKSVLFVIPWGRHWVIGTTDTDWDLSKDHPAASRSDIDYLLEHVNTVLVEPLTHADVEGVYAGLRPLLAGESDATSKLSREHAVSTSTKGLVVIAGGKYTTYRIMAKDAVDAAVHGMTHQLDRNVPGSCTEDVPLLGADGYEALWNQRHRLAEDSGLNVGRIEHLLHRYGSLVVEVLDLVATDPSLGEPLTGADDYLRAEVVYGTTHEGSRHLDDIIARRTRISIETFDRGTEVAREVASLMGDALGWTDDQRELEVEHYLKRVAAERESQTMPDDETADAARMGAADVVPVATAEGRGAGPGADTAS